AATTTTTATTGGCTGAAATTTTCAGTCAGATTGCATTTACTGAATTTACTTTGCACTCTGCCTTAAGCCGTAGCCGAAAGCACTCTCGCACTCCTTGCATAAGCGTGAAAATTCATATCGATTATTTCTGTTTCACGTATTTTTCCCAGGCGGCGATTTGCTTGGAAATCGATTGCGCAAGGTCAATCATTTCGACGTATTTGCCTTCGGAAATGGCGCGCAAATCGGTGAGCAAACGAATGTACACTTTGACTTCGACGATTTCTTCTGCCATTTTTTGCAAAAATTCCATTTTATTTTGCGTCTTGTTTGCTTTATAAACGAAGAGCAAAATTTCCATCACTTTCTTTTGCAAATTTTCGCCCAGCGAATAACGAAAATTTTTGGGCATATTCGGAACAGACTGTGCGCACAAAAGCATAAGCGAGTAAGTCGTTTTAAAAATCGGAAG
This sequence is a window from Hallerella porci. Protein-coding genes within it:
- a CDS encoding four helix bundle protein; its protein translation is LPIFKTTYSLMLLCAQSVPNMPKNFRYSLGENLQKKVMEILLFVYKANKTQNKMEFLQKMAEEIVEVKVYIRLLTDLRAISEGKYVEMIDLAQSISKQIAAWEKYVKQK